A window of Desulfuromonadales bacterium contains these coding sequences:
- a CDS encoding divergent polysaccharide deacetylase family protein — translation MSSQKKPRSQKPGKRGKAGKPEKGPRLKVLLAALFLLGFLLASLIALPHLRQRVPPPLPAPLPPAAERAVPPASPRATLIEDVRVEVESLLLRSGISLSQVDISRSGDLARYEVQGALPPEALRDEFSRQLSSLAADLRLEALAAEGDLHIYLGETKVYLLHFRPPATPSPVRPTKVRARAAIIMDDLGRDLETARALLAIDLPVTFAILPGEAYAAQVATLAHRKGREVMIHIPMEPQSYPAINPGDDALLLGQSPEEIRQRFQDFVERVPYAVGGNNHMGSRFTEYREGMEVVLAAMKEAGLFFVDSRTTA, via the coding sequence ATGTCCTCCCAAAAGAAACCCCGAAGTCAGAAACCCGGCAAACGCGGTAAGGCCGGCAAGCCGGAAAAGGGTCCTCGTCTCAAGGTTCTCCTTGCCGCCCTGTTCCTGCTCGGCTTCCTGCTCGCCAGCCTGATCGCTCTCCCTCATCTGCGACAGAGAGTGCCCCCTCCGCTGCCGGCACCGTTGCCTCCGGCGGCCGAAAGGGCGGTGCCTCCGGCGTCACCGCGGGCGACACTTATCGAAGATGTCCGGGTGGAGGTTGAAAGCCTGCTGCTGCGCAGTGGGATCTCCCTGTCCCAGGTGGACATCAGCCGATCGGGCGACCTCGCCCGCTACGAAGTGCAAGGCGCGCTCCCCCCCGAGGCACTGCGCGACGAGTTTTCCCGGCAGCTGTCCAGCCTTGCCGCCGACCTCCGTTTGGAAGCTCTTGCGGCCGAGGGGGATCTGCACATCTATCTCGGTGAGACGAAGGTTTATCTGCTGCATTTTCGCCCGCCGGCGACTCCCTCGCCCGTGCGTCCAACCAAGGTTCGGGCGCGCGCGGCGATCATCATGGACGATCTGGGGCGTGATCTCGAAACCGCCAGGGCCCTGCTCGCCATCGATCTGCCGGTGACCTTCGCCATCCTCCCCGGCGAGGCCTACGCGGCCCAGGTGGCGACCCTTGCCCACCGGAAGGGGCGCGAGGTGATGATCCATATCCCCATGGAACCCCAGAGCTATCCGGCCATCAATCCGGGCGATGACGCCTTGCTGCTCGGCCAGTCACCTGAGGAGATCCGGCAACGTTTCCAGGATTTTGTCGAGCGGGTTCCCTATGCCGTGGGGGGGAACAACCACATGGGGTCGCGGTTTACCGAATACCGGGAGGGGATGGAAGTGGTGCTGGCGGCGATGAAGGAGGCGGGGCTCTTCTTTGTCGACAGTCGCACGACGGC
- a CDS encoding S41 family peptidase, with translation MFRKKRSSILILLLAIVLLGWISTGHVNRVVQAEASPPYQDIELFTDVLSIVGKSYVEEVPMKDLIYGAINGMLASLDPHSGFMPPEMFKEMQIDTSGEFGGVGIEITVKDGILTIVSPIEDTPAYREGLQAGDQILKIEEKFTKDMGIMEAVKMMRGPKGSKVSITIMRDSFDKPREFILVRELIKIRSIKARTLEDGFGYVRVTQFQERTADDLHAALEGLRKENDGRLSGLVLDMRNNPGGLLDQAVKVSDAFLESGLIVYTEGREEGSQMKFIAHQKGTEPLYPMVVLINGGSASAAEIVAGALQDHRRGVVMGTQSFGKGSVQTIIPLGDDSGLRLTTARYFTPNGTSIQAKGITPDIVVHPGEVKEEADGSHFREKDLKNHFETPGKPEQERPSGPAQKFSLDEEALGDYQLIRALDLLKGWEILKGLERPAA, from the coding sequence ATGTTCAGAAAAAAGCGGTCCAGCATTCTGATTCTGCTGCTGGCCATTGTTCTGCTGGGGTGGATATCGACGGGGCATGTCAACCGCGTAGTTCAGGCGGAGGCATCTCCCCCGTACCAGGATATCGAGCTTTTTACCGACGTGCTTTCCATCGTCGGCAAAAGCTATGTCGAAGAAGTCCCGATGAAAGACCTCATTTATGGGGCCATCAACGGCATGCTGGCCTCCCTGGACCCGCATTCGGGCTTCATGCCTCCGGAAATGTTCAAAGAGATGCAGATCGATACGAGCGGCGAATTCGGCGGCGTGGGCATTGAGATTACCGTCAAGGACGGGATTTTGACCATCGTTTCACCGATTGAAGACACTCCGGCCTACCGGGAGGGGTTGCAGGCCGGCGACCAGATCCTCAAGATCGAAGAGAAATTCACCAAGGATATGGGGATCATGGAAGCGGTCAAGATGATGCGCGGCCCCAAGGGGAGCAAAGTCAGCATCACCATCATGCGGGACAGCTTCGACAAGCCCCGGGAGTTCATCCTGGTTCGTGAGCTCATCAAAATCAGGAGCATCAAGGCGCGGACCCTGGAGGACGGCTTCGGTTACGTTCGGGTGACCCAGTTCCAGGAACGGACCGCCGATGACCTGCATGCTGCCCTGGAGGGCTTGCGCAAGGAGAATGACGGCCGCCTCTCGGGCCTGGTTCTCGACATGCGCAACAATCCCGGCGGCCTGCTCGATCAGGCGGTCAAAGTTTCCGACGCCTTCCTGGAAAGCGGTCTGATCGTCTACACCGAGGGGCGTGAGGAAGGCAGCCAGATGAAGTTCATTGCTCACCAGAAAGGGACCGAACCCCTCTATCCCATGGTGGTTCTGATCAACGGCGGCAGTGCCAGCGCTGCGGAGATCGTGGCCGGCGCTCTGCAGGACCATCGACGGGGGGTGGTCATGGGAACCCAGAGCTTCGGCAAGGGATCGGTGCAGACCATCATCCCTCTCGGCGACGATTCAGGGTTGCGTCTGACCACCGCTCGCTATTTCACCCCGAACGGCACCTCGATCCAGGCCAAGGGCATTACGCCCGACATCGTCGTTCACCCCGGTGAGGTCAAGGAGGAGGCTGACGGCAGCCACTTCCGCGAGAAGGACCTCAAAAACCATTTCGAGACGCCCGGAAAGCCGGAGCAGGAGAGACCTTCCGGGCCGGCGCAGAAATTCTCCCTCGACGAGGAGGCGCTGGGTGATTATCAGTTGATTCGTGCCCTCGATCTGCTCAAAGGCTGGGAGATTCTCAAAGGTCTGGAGCGCCCGGCGGCCTGA
- a CDS encoding peptidoglycan DD-metalloendopeptidase family protein gives MLLAGVPAASELNESRRKLEEIQKRIAQTARNLEAKQTAEHSLAEDLQTVETEISRLGTQLAGQKRRLAAMESEIADREVAAASARRAAAASEADVRRRLAALYKAGETGLVKILFSPSSPEQMAQDYDFLGRVVRRDRELLATYRQQLDELQKALARLTILRREQQAGVAALAENQKTARQALRLKEELLVQVRRDRQSLAAALAELRERAGRLAGLVKKLESEKPREYSEKTGFFASRKGRLPWPVEGIVRIGFGTGRHPELGTMYDSHGIEIAAAGENPIRAIGPGRVLFANWFKGYGNLLIIDHGDSYYSLYAQAARLSKKVGDLLAGGDILGYSGLEGSKGVYFEIRRGGTPLDPLAWLQPR, from the coding sequence TTGTTGCTCGCGGGCGTACCGGCGGCCTCTGAACTGAACGAAAGCCGCCGGAAACTGGAAGAAATTCAGAAACGGATTGCCCAGACGGCGAGGAATCTCGAGGCGAAGCAGACGGCTGAACATTCGCTGGCTGAAGACCTGCAGACGGTGGAAACCGAGATTTCACGCCTGGGGACGCAACTGGCAGGGCAGAAGCGGCGTCTGGCGGCAATGGAGTCGGAGATTGCCGACAGGGAGGTGGCTGCGGCAAGCGCCCGGCGTGCTGCGGCTGCCAGCGAAGCCGACGTGCGCCGGCGTCTGGCGGCGCTCTATAAAGCCGGCGAAACGGGTCTGGTCAAGATTCTCTTCTCTCCCTCTTCGCCGGAACAGATGGCGCAGGATTACGATTTTCTCGGCAGGGTCGTGCGGCGCGACCGGGAGTTGCTGGCCACCTACCGGCAGCAGTTGGATGAGCTGCAGAAGGCTCTGGCGCGGTTGACGATACTGCGCCGGGAGCAGCAGGCAGGGGTTGCCGCACTGGCGGAAAACCAGAAGACAGCACGCCAGGCGCTGCGCCTCAAGGAGGAGCTTCTTGTGCAGGTGCGCCGCGATCGCCAGTCGCTGGCGGCGGCGCTGGCGGAGCTTCGCGAGAGGGCAGGCCGGCTGGCCGGTCTGGTCAAAAAGCTTGAATCGGAAAAGCCCCGGGAGTATAGTGAAAAAACAGGGTTTTTTGCCTCTCGCAAAGGTCGGCTCCCCTGGCCGGTCGAAGGCATCGTCCGGATCGGTTTCGGTACCGGACGGCATCCCGAGTTGGGGACCATGTACGACAGCCACGGGATCGAGATCGCCGCTGCCGGCGAAAATCCTATCCGAGCCATTGGGCCGGGGCGGGTCCTCTTTGCCAACTGGTTCAAGGGGTACGGCAACCTGCTGATCATCGACCACGGTGACAGCTATTATTCCCTTTATGCACAGGCGGCGCGGCTGAGCAAAAAGGTCGGCGACCTGCTGGCCGGGGGCGACATTCTGGGCTATTCCGGCCTGGAAGGGAGTAAGGGCGTTTATTTCGAAATCAGGCGCGGCGGCACTCCCCTCGATCCGCTGGCATGGCTGCAGCCGCGCTGA
- the ftsX gene encoding permease-like cell division protein FtsX has product MFERSGFFVFRALRNMRQSPMLCGAAVGTVAVALTILAFFAIVVLNVQKLTRHWSEDVQVVAFIDTVPEERLLRQWIADIRGLPEVEKVEFISSAEALKRFKKRLADDADLLEGVAPDILPASLEITLNEGSRNRAGVSALVSRLRQHTGLSDLRYGQEWLERFEAFVSLLRLAGAILGGFLLFAALFIVANTIKLTLYARRDELEIMALVGATPMFIKAPFLLEGALQGALGGGLAVAGAYALFQLFLQQGLNSLLLASGVERVTFLPLSWQLLLIAAGVLLGLAGSLLSLRKLVRI; this is encoded by the coding sequence TTGTTCGAACGATCCGGTTTTTTTGTGTTTCGGGCCCTGCGCAACATGCGTCAAAGCCCCATGCTCTGCGGCGCCGCGGTGGGGACGGTGGCCGTTGCGCTTACCATTCTTGCCTTCTTTGCCATCGTCGTGCTGAACGTGCAGAAACTCACCCGGCACTGGAGCGAGGATGTGCAGGTGGTGGCTTTTATCGACACCGTGCCGGAGGAGAGGCTTCTGCGGCAATGGATCGCTGATATTCGTGGCTTGCCGGAGGTCGAGAAGGTCGAGTTCATCTCCAGCGCCGAGGCACTGAAGCGCTTCAAGAAACGACTGGCGGATGACGCCGACCTCCTGGAAGGCGTCGCCCCGGACATCCTCCCCGCCTCCCTCGAAATTACCCTCAACGAAGGCAGCCGCAACCGCGCGGGGGTTTCGGCTCTCGTCTCCCGTTTGCGACAGCATACCGGTTTGTCGGACCTGCGTTACGGACAGGAGTGGCTGGAGCGCTTCGAGGCCTTTGTCTCCCTGCTACGGCTGGCCGGGGCAATACTCGGCGGGTTTCTGCTGTTTGCCGCCCTGTTTATCGTTGCCAATACCATCAAGCTCACCCTCTATGCCCGCCGCGACGAGCTGGAAATCATGGCCCTGGTCGGCGCCACGCCGATGTTCATCAAGGCGCCTTTTCTTCTTGAGGGTGCGCTGCAGGGAGCTCTGGGGGGTGGGCTCGCCGTGGCCGGTGCCTACGCTCTCTTCCAGCTTTTCCTGCAGCAGGGGCTGAACTCGCTGCTTCTCGCTTCAGGCGTTGAGCGGGTCACCTTCCTGCCCCTGTCCTGGCAGCTTCTGCTGATTGCCGCCGGCGTCTTGCTCGGTCTTGCCGGCAGTCTGCTGTCGTTGCGCAAGCTCGTGCGGATATGA
- the ftsE gene encoding cell division ATP-binding protein FtsE, with protein sequence MIQIYNVGRAYQKDSAALDDITLKISKGEFVYITGPSGAGKSTLLKLLYGAEKSNRGQILIDGQNLTRMSPARISLLRRRMGVVFQDFKLLTSRTVFENVAFPLEIQGRKRYEISKKVYQSIKQVGLEHKLQRYPLELSGGEQQRVAIARALVVDPLVLLADEPTGNLDPEVTVEILELFRGANARGTTVLLATHDREMIRRFPRRLIVLEGGRLVDDRTP encoded by the coding sequence ATGATCCAGATCTACAACGTAGGCAGAGCCTATCAGAAAGATTCCGCTGCGCTCGATGACATCACCCTGAAGATTTCGAAAGGGGAATTCGTCTACATCACCGGACCTTCCGGGGCCGGCAAGTCGACCCTGCTCAAGCTGCTCTACGGTGCTGAGAAGTCGAACCGGGGACAGATCCTGATTGACGGGCAGAACCTGACCCGCATGAGCCCCGCCCGAATTTCTCTGCTGCGCCGCCGAATGGGAGTGGTATTTCAGGACTTCAAGCTGCTGACTTCCCGTACGGTTTTCGAGAACGTCGCCTTCCCCCTGGAGATCCAGGGGAGAAAACGATACGAAATCAGCAAAAAGGTCTACCAGTCGATTAAACAGGTCGGTCTGGAGCACAAACTTCAGCGCTATCCGCTCGAGCTTTCCGGCGGGGAGCAACAGCGGGTGGCGATTGCCCGTGCACTGGTGGTCGATCCCCTCGTGTTGCTGGCCGATGAACCAACCGGCAACCTCGACCCCGAAGTGACGGTAGAGATACTCGAACTCTTTCGGGGGGCCAACGCCCGGGGAACCACCGTCCTGCTGGCGACCCACGACCGGGAGATGATACGCCGTTTCCCGCGGCGGCTGATCGTTCTCGAAGGGGGGCGCCTGGTGGACGATCGAACCCCATGA
- a CDS encoding HU family DNA-binding protein, whose translation MTKADLVNAMAEKAGLSKTDSEKALKAFIDAVTEAMKAGEKVALVGFGTFSVGERAARTGKNPQTGAQIKIAAAKSPKFKAGKALKDSVQ comes from the coding sequence GTGACGAAGGCGGATCTCGTTAATGCGATGGCAGAGAAGGCGGGGCTCAGCAAAACCGATTCCGAAAAGGCCCTCAAAGCATTCATCGATGCCGTGACTGAAGCCATGAAGGCCGGTGAGAAAGTGGCCCTGGTCGGGTTTGGCACCTTCAGCGTTGGCGAGCGTGCAGCCCGCACCGGCAAGAACCCCCAGACCGGCGCGCAGATCAAAATCGCTGCTGCCAAGTCACCCAAGTTCAAGGCCGGCAAGGCCCTGAAGGATTCTGTTCAGTAG